The following are encoded in a window of Brevibacillus sp. DP1.3A genomic DNA:
- a CDS encoding transporter substrate-binding domain-containing protein, with product MKKFTKTILASTLAATMLMTSGTGAFAATAVKPVPTVAAEAAKKPQAKKFESRLDEIIARGYILVGTPGDYKPFTYLNPKTNEFEGYDIDAMKEFAKSLGVEARFVQTSWPKLMDDLLANKFDIAVGGVTRNTDRQKKAHMSDPYIQFGKAPLIRKEDKDKYKTVADINKPEVRIGVNPGGTNEKFVREHLTKATVTVEQNNLDIPGLVASGKYDVMITDTLEAIVYSKADSRLYPALTDNPFTKSEKAYMIHRGDTIFANYLDLWMDEMKLQGMFDELYNKWVK from the coding sequence ATGAAAAAATTTACAAAAACAATCTTGGCGAGCACACTCGCTGCAACTATGCTCATGACTTCAGGAACAGGTGCTTTTGCCGCAACTGCGGTTAAGCCTGTCCCAACCGTAGCTGCTGAAGCTGCTAAAAAACCGCAAGCGAAGAAGTTTGAGTCTCGTTTGGACGAAATCATTGCGAGAGGCTACATCCTCGTAGGTACTCCAGGTGACTACAAACCGTTTACATATTTGAATCCAAAAACAAACGAATTCGAAGGTTACGATATCGACGCGATGAAAGAATTCGCAAAAAGCCTGGGAGTAGAGGCGCGTTTTGTCCAAACGTCTTGGCCGAAACTGATGGACGATCTCTTGGCAAATAAATTCGATATTGCTGTCGGAGGCGTAACGCGCAACACAGATCGTCAGAAAAAAGCACACATGAGCGATCCTTACATTCAGTTCGGTAAAGCTCCACTCATCCGCAAAGAAGACAAGGACAAGTACAAGACTGTAGCAGACATCAACAAGCCAGAGGTGCGCATTGGTGTGAATCCAGGTGGCACTAACGAAAAATTCGTTCGTGAGCATCTGACAAAAGCAACTGTAACGGTTGAACAAAACAACCTCGATATTCCTGGTCTGGTAGCGAGCGGTAAGTACGATGTAATGATCACAGATACGCTGGAAGCAATTGTGTATTCCAAAGCAGATTCCCGCCTGTATCCAGCTCTGACCGACAATCCGTTCACGAAGAGTGAAAAAGCGTACATGATCCATCGTGGAGACACTATCTTCGCTAACTACCTGGATCTGTGGATGGACGAGATGAAACTTCAAGGAATGTTTGATGAGCTTTACAACAAATGGGTAAAATAA
- a CDS encoding PepSY domain-containing protein has product MRKTAIGKWAGIWLAVLGGGMSVHATGHSLDQAKEISAIIEPTDITKEDAIRIALQQVKGRVVHVELEKDEGVPVYEIIILTEQNQVFEIDVDVKTGKVIKVESDNL; this is encoded by the coding sequence ATGAGGAAAACAGCCATTGGAAAGTGGGCTGGTATTTGGCTCGCCGTATTGGGTGGGGGGATGTCGGTTCATGCAACTGGACATTCCCTTGATCAGGCGAAGGAGATTTCTGCGATTATCGAGCCAACAGACATTACCAAGGAGGACGCTATACGAATCGCCTTGCAGCAGGTAAAAGGGCGGGTTGTCCATGTTGAATTGGAAAAAGACGAAGGTGTTCCCGTGTATGAAATTATTATTCTCACCGAGCAAAATCAGGTGTTTGAGATCGATGTCGATGTGAAGACTGGAAAAGTGATCAAGGTTGAATCGGATAATTTGTAA
- a CDS encoding methyl-accepting chemotaxis protein, whose product MKNSLKNKLIIVLCLLLVISLGTVCGASYWSASNLLADSLDKEAELSASNLSIRIDGFFQEKIEIVSTIGGLMSADQNVEFDLKLIQEAQKKNPEFETFFFSHDLSGKKVINFMGEVTDISDRPHIKEASKGEGKVVVSEPVISKRTGNNIVTLVVPLMKDNRQYGYIGSTIPINEIQKKVSEEKFGEFGYAFLVSKTGTFIYHPNSEYILKESILDLGILELQTAFEDIKQGNHGIAQYIYENTERFASYSPTSLNWGVYITAPVAELHAPVDQLSVRLMVISLIVLAIGVVLVYFLAVRMVKPIERLNHAVNVVAQGNLRETVTVDGKDEIAVLSRDFNQTVSHLKNLIEDVSLSSDQVQQFSQEVSEGIKQATENINQIGLSIAQISEGAEAQATSSQDVALSMNDMAAGIVKIAETSAYVSEAAQIATEQAEQGTAVVEQAVLQMGSIGEGTSKATVAIEQLNNRSKEIEGILDTISQLTSQINLLALNASIEAARAGEHGRGFAVVAGEVKKLANQSEESASKIAMLIGEIQQDTRHAVEVMTAGNQNAQHGIQLVEEVREIFGHILESSRNVAAHILEVSAASEQMSAGSQQVSASVDEMHNIAKHASLDAQTVAKATEEQLQAIQEIGQSVERLNAVAEELQQGIGRFTV is encoded by the coding sequence ATGAAAAATAGTTTGAAGAATAAGCTAATTATCGTTTTGTGCCTGCTGTTGGTTATTAGTTTGGGTACGGTTTGCGGTGCAAGCTATTGGAGTGCTTCCAATCTTTTAGCAGACAGTCTGGACAAAGAAGCTGAGTTGTCAGCTAGCAATCTCTCGATTCGTATCGATGGTTTCTTTCAAGAAAAAATTGAGATTGTAAGTACGATCGGAGGGTTGATGTCGGCTGATCAAAATGTCGAATTCGACCTGAAACTCATTCAAGAAGCCCAAAAGAAAAACCCCGAGTTTGAGACGTTCTTCTTTTCGCATGACTTAAGTGGTAAGAAAGTGATCAATTTCATGGGAGAAGTGACCGACATCTCGGATCGTCCGCATATTAAGGAAGCTAGTAAAGGGGAAGGGAAGGTTGTTGTCTCCGAGCCAGTCATTTCGAAGCGGACAGGGAATAACATCGTGACCCTTGTCGTTCCATTGATGAAGGACAATCGTCAATACGGTTATATCGGTTCTACTATTCCTATCAATGAAATCCAAAAAAAGGTGTCCGAGGAGAAATTTGGAGAATTTGGCTACGCCTTTTTAGTAAGCAAAACAGGAACATTTATTTATCATCCGAATAGCGAGTACATTCTGAAGGAATCGATTCTCGACTTGGGGATTCTTGAGCTTCAGACTGCTTTCGAAGATATCAAGCAAGGGAATCATGGAATCGCCCAATATATATACGAGAATACAGAGCGATTTGCTTCCTATTCTCCTACCAGTTTGAACTGGGGCGTATACATCACTGCACCTGTAGCGGAGCTGCATGCGCCTGTCGATCAACTGTCAGTCCGATTGATGGTTATTTCCCTCATCGTGTTGGCAATTGGGGTTGTCCTCGTTTATTTCTTAGCTGTACGCATGGTGAAACCAATTGAGCGTCTGAATCACGCAGTAAATGTAGTGGCGCAGGGGAACTTGAGAGAGACCGTAACGGTTGATGGAAAAGACGAGATTGCCGTTCTGTCCCGTGACTTTAACCAGACCGTATCGCACTTGAAAAATTTGATCGAAGACGTATCTCTGTCATCTGATCAAGTACAGCAGTTTAGTCAGGAAGTATCCGAAGGCATTAAACAAGCGACGGAAAACATCAACCAAATCGGTTTGTCTATTGCACAGATTTCTGAGGGAGCAGAGGCGCAAGCCACCAGTTCGCAGGATGTCGCGTTGTCTATGAATGACATGGCAGCAGGCATCGTGAAAATCGCGGAGACGTCTGCATATGTTTCAGAGGCTGCCCAGATAGCAACAGAGCAGGCAGAACAAGGAACTGCTGTGGTAGAGCAGGCAGTTCTCCAGATGGGAAGCATTGGCGAGGGAACATCGAAGGCGACAGTAGCCATCGAGCAGCTCAACAATCGTTCCAAAGAAATCGAAGGCATTCTCGATACGATCAGTCAGTTGACCTCGCAAATCAATCTGCTTGCCTTGAACGCTTCGATTGAGGCAGCACGTGCCGGCGAGCATGGACGTGGGTTTGCTGTCGTTGCCGGAGAGGTGAAAAAGCTGGCGAACCAATCCGAAGAATCCGCATCCAAAATCGCAATGCTGATCGGGGAAATCCAACAGGATACTCGTCACGCGGTAGAGGTCATGACCGCGGGCAACCAAAACGCACAGCATGGTATCCAACTGGTTGAAGAGGTTCGTGAAATCTTCGGGCATATTTTGGAATCTTCCCGTAACGTTGCCGCGCACATTTTGGAAGTATCCGCAGCATCTGAACAAATGTCAGCAGGCTCCCAACAGGTGAGTGCTTCTGTAGATGAAATGCATAACATTGCGAAACATGCTTCACTCGACGCGCAAACGGTGGCAAAGGCAACCGAAGAGCAGCTTCAAGCCATCCAGGAAATTGGCCAGTCTGTCGAGCGTTTGAACGCAGTGGCAGAAGAATTACAGCAAGGAATCGGCAGGTTTACTGTGTAG
- a CDS encoding PTS sugar transporter subunit IIA has product MKNILTAEKIMLNAKVANKEEAIRLAGQLLVRAGHVTEAYLEKMQEREQLATTYIGSGVAIPHGTNESKAEIQSTGISIIQVPEGVDFGEGNTAYLLVGIAAVGDEHLEVLSNIAILCSEEENVKRIVNAASAEEIIAMFSEEV; this is encoded by the coding sequence ATGAAAAACATACTGACAGCAGAAAAAATCATGTTGAATGCAAAGGTAGCCAATAAAGAAGAAGCGATCAGACTGGCAGGACAATTGCTAGTGCGTGCAGGCCACGTAACGGAGGCGTATCTAGAGAAAATGCAAGAGCGCGAGCAGTTGGCGACCACATATATCGGAAGCGGCGTAGCCATCCCTCATGGAACAAACGAATCCAAGGCAGAGATTCAATCCACCGGGATCTCCATCATTCAAGTTCCCGAGGGTGTAGATTTTGGAGAAGGAAATACAGCTTACTTGCTGGTAGGTATTGCTGCTGTTGGAGACGAGCATCTGGAGGTGCTCTCGAACATCGCGATTCTTTGCTCCGAGGAAGAAAACGTCAAGCGGATTGTAAACGCGGCTTCGGCGGAAGAAATCATCGCGATGTTCTCCGAGGAGGTGTAA
- a CDS encoding mannitol-1-phosphate 5-dehydrogenase gives MLAVHFGAGNIGRGFIGQLLQKAGYEIAFVDVNAALVDELNERKMYRVQLATTGKPESVVEGVRAINGQDVTAVAEAIATADLVTTAVGPSILPHIAGAIAAGITRRLSVHAKPLNVIACENMIGGSEKLKEHVYEHLTETVQAKAAQWIGFPNAAVDRIVPLQQHDDKLLVMVETFFEWVVDSSQMVGEVPTIEGVTYVEDLAPYIERKLFTVNTGHAVIAYLGYQLGMKTIDEAMRDDRIVQATRAALQETGALLAAKYGFDPPVHGQYVEKILGRYTNPLLSDDIVRVARSPIRKLSQHDRLVGPALQCMEKGMNPEYLGLAIAAALAFDYPEDAESAQIQASLKEFGWENTLHNCTGIPAGHPLEEIVRAQARRLKEWSGSH, from the coding sequence ATGCTAGCTGTACATTTTGGAGCAGGGAACATTGGGCGAGGCTTTATCGGGCAACTGTTGCAAAAGGCTGGCTATGAAATTGCGTTTGTGGATGTCAATGCGGCTTTGGTCGATGAGCTAAATGAGCGAAAAATGTATCGCGTACAACTAGCAACAACAGGAAAACCGGAGTCGGTCGTGGAAGGAGTTCGAGCGATAAATGGTCAGGATGTAACGGCGGTAGCTGAAGCGATCGCAACTGCCGATTTGGTTACGACGGCAGTTGGTCCCAGCATTCTTCCGCACATTGCAGGGGCCATCGCAGCCGGTATTACCCGGAGACTTTCTGTTCATGCGAAGCCACTGAATGTGATTGCATGCGAAAATATGATTGGCGGCAGTGAGAAGCTGAAGGAACATGTGTATGAGCATCTGACGGAAACGGTTCAAGCCAAGGCAGCACAATGGATCGGATTCCCCAATGCAGCGGTAGACCGGATCGTTCCTTTGCAGCAGCATGATGACAAGCTGCTGGTTATGGTTGAAACGTTTTTCGAATGGGTGGTAGATTCGTCGCAGATGGTTGGAGAAGTCCCTACCATAGAGGGCGTTACCTATGTGGAGGATCTCGCGCCGTACATCGAAAGAAAGCTGTTTACCGTCAACACAGGCCATGCGGTCATCGCGTACCTGGGGTATCAGCTGGGGATGAAAACGATTGATGAAGCGATGCGAGACGACCGGATTGTTCAGGCGACACGCGCGGCTCTTCAGGAGACAGGTGCACTGCTTGCTGCCAAGTACGGATTTGACCCGCCAGTTCATGGGCAGTATGTAGAAAAAATCCTCGGCAGATACACCAATCCGCTGCTGTCTGACGATATTGTCAGGGTGGCACGTTCGCCGATCCGCAAGCTGTCGCAGCATGATCGTTTGGTCGGACCAGCGCTGCAATGTATGGAAAAAGGAATGAATCCAGAGTATTTAGGTCTGGCTATTGCAGCGGCACTGGCATTCGACTATCCCGAGGATGCGGAGTCCGCACAGATACAAGCAAGCCTGAAAGAGTTTGGATGGGAAAATACATTACACAATTGTACCGGCATTCCGGCAGGTCATCCTCTTGAGGAGATCGTGCGCGCACAGGCACGCAGATTGAAGGAATGGTCAGGTAGCCATTGA
- a CDS encoding DEAD/DEAH box helicase — MATFNDFGLHHSIVRALSNMGFEEATAIQDQTVPVALQGRDLIGQAQTGTGKTAAFGIPLIERLDETSGNIQGVVLTPTRELAVQVAEEINKIAQFKNISALPIYGGQDITRQIKALKKRPQIIVATPGRFMDHMRRKTIRLDAIEVVILDEADEMLNMGFIDDIKEILKEVPDNRQTLLFSATMPRAIQEIAQQFMNEPTIIQVKAKEVTVPNIAQEYMEVAEKQKFDVLCRLLDIHSPELAIIFGRTKRRVDELSEALTKRGYGAEGIHGDLNQAKRDSVLRKFKEGTIEVLVATDVAARGLDISGVTHVFNFDIPQDSESYVHRIGRTGRAGKTGLAITFVTSREIDHLRLIERTTNRRMERRAVPSMAEALEGQQKMTVDKILEASGRDDLSPYKTLAEQLLEDVDSVTLVSAALKLLTKEPDMTPVRLTEEAPLRVGKKKLPPKGKGGFGSGSGFGGKRPSRPRNGDSRPRSGDSRPRSGDSRPRSGDSRPRSGDSRPRSGDSRPRSGESRSPRS; from the coding sequence TTGGCGACTTTTAATGATTTTGGCTTACATCACTCCATTGTTAGAGCGTTGAGCAACATGGGCTTCGAAGAGGCTACAGCGATTCAGGATCAAACGGTTCCTGTAGCACTGCAAGGTCGTGACCTGATCGGTCAGGCACAAACAGGTACTGGTAAAACGGCTGCATTCGGTATTCCATTGATTGAACGCTTGGATGAAACAAGCGGAAATATTCAAGGGGTTGTTTTGACTCCAACACGTGAGCTGGCTGTTCAGGTTGCAGAAGAGATTAATAAAATTGCCCAATTTAAAAACATCTCTGCACTGCCAATCTATGGTGGTCAAGACATCACGCGTCAAATCAAAGCGTTGAAAAAACGTCCACAAATCATCGTAGCAACACCTGGTCGTTTCATGGACCACATGAGAAGAAAAACCATTCGTCTGGATGCCATTGAGGTTGTTATTTTGGACGAAGCGGATGAAATGCTGAACATGGGTTTCATCGACGACATCAAGGAAATCTTGAAAGAGGTTCCAGACAATCGTCAAACGCTGTTGTTCTCTGCTACGATGCCGAGAGCGATCCAGGAAATTGCACAACAGTTCATGAACGAACCAACCATTATTCAAGTGAAAGCAAAAGAAGTAACCGTGCCAAACATTGCACAGGAATACATGGAAGTAGCTGAAAAGCAGAAGTTCGATGTACTGTGCCGTTTGCTGGATATTCACTCCCCTGAGCTGGCTATCATTTTCGGTAGAACCAAGCGCAGAGTTGATGAGCTGTCCGAAGCCCTGACCAAGCGTGGTTATGGTGCAGAAGGTATCCACGGTGACTTGAATCAAGCGAAACGCGACAGCGTGCTCCGCAAGTTCAAGGAAGGTACGATCGAAGTGCTGGTAGCGACTGACGTGGCTGCACGTGGCTTGGACATCAGTGGTGTAACGCATGTATTTAACTTTGATATTCCACAAGACTCCGAGAGCTACGTTCACCGTATCGGTAGAACGGGACGTGCTGGTAAAACAGGTCTGGCAATCACGTTTGTGACTTCCCGTGAAATCGACCATCTGCGTCTGATTGAGCGTACAACGAACCGTCGCATGGAGCGCCGTGCGGTTCCTTCGATGGCTGAGGCTTTGGAAGGTCAACAAAAGATGACAGTAGACAAAATTCTCGAAGCATCTGGAAGAGACGATCTGTCTCCTTATAAAACGCTGGCAGAGCAATTGCTGGAGGATGTCGATTCCGTAACACTCGTATCCGCAGCACTCAAGCTGTTGACCAAAGAGCCAGATATGACTCCTGTTCGCCTAACAGAAGAGGCTCCTCTTCGTGTAGGTAAGAAAAAGCTACCTCCAAAAGGAAAAGGTGGCTTCGGTTCCGGTTCCGGTTTTGGTGGAAAGCGTCCATCTCGCCCACGCAATGGCGACTCTCGTCCACGCAGTGGTGACTCTCGTCCACGCAGTGGTGACTCTCGTCCGCGCAGTGGTGACTCTCGTCCACGCAGTGGTGATTCTCGTCCACGCAGCGGTGACTCCCGTCCACGCAGTGGCGAATCTCGTTCACCACGCAGCTAA
- a CDS encoding PTS mannitol transporter subunit IICB: protein MESVETKNSSGGIRVSVQKFGRFLSAMVMPNIGAFIAWGLITALFIPTGWLPNENLAKLVGPMITYLLPLLIGYTGGKMVHDVRGGVVGAVATMGVVVGADIPMFLGAMIMGPLGGWVMKKVDQLFEGKIRSGFEMLVNNFSAGIVGGLLTLLAFQAIGPVVVGLSKALAAGVEVIVGAGLLPLASIFIEPAKILFLNNAINHGILSPIGLDEAAKLGQSIFFLLESNPGPGLGILLAYWLAGRGSAKQSAPGAVIIHFFGGIHEIYFPYVLMNPRLILAAIGGGMAGVFTFTLLGAGLVAPPSPGSIFALIAMAPRGGLLPVLAGVLAATVVSFLIASALLKMSAKTDEDELEKATEKMQEMKGKKAQAQEAVEAPVKHEVAAADVKKVVFSCDAGMGSSAMGAASLRKKFKDAGLTEITVINTAINDIPSDADIVITHKSLTERAQVKAPSAEHISIENFLNSPEYDKLVKRLG from the coding sequence ATGGAGAGCGTGGAAACAAAAAACTCTTCGGGTGGAATACGGGTCTCGGTACAAAAGTTTGGACGGTTCTTGAGTGCGATGGTGATGCCGAATATCGGTGCTTTCATCGCTTGGGGATTGATTACCGCTTTATTTATCCCAACGGGTTGGCTGCCTAACGAAAATTTGGCCAAACTGGTTGGACCGATGATTACGTATTTACTGCCACTGCTGATCGGTTATACCGGCGGGAAGATGGTCCATGATGTTCGAGGCGGGGTCGTAGGTGCCGTCGCTACGATGGGGGTTGTCGTAGGTGCAGACATCCCGATGTTCCTGGGAGCCATGATCATGGGGCCTTTGGGCGGCTGGGTCATGAAAAAAGTGGACCAATTGTTCGAAGGAAAAATTCGTTCCGGCTTTGAAATGCTAGTGAATAACTTTTCCGCTGGTATTGTGGGCGGGTTACTGACACTTTTGGCTTTCCAAGCAATTGGGCCTGTCGTTGTAGGCTTGAGCAAGGCGCTTGCAGCGGGTGTAGAAGTCATTGTAGGTGCAGGATTGCTGCCGCTTGCCAGCATTTTCATCGAGCCAGCGAAGATCCTGTTTCTGAACAATGCGATTAACCACGGTATTCTGAGCCCGATCGGTCTGGATGAAGCGGCGAAGCTGGGGCAATCGATTTTCTTCCTGCTTGAATCCAATCCGGGGCCAGGTCTGGGAATATTGTTGGCATACTGGCTTGCTGGCAGAGGCAGTGCCAAGCAATCGGCGCCAGGTGCTGTCATCATTCACTTCTTCGGGGGTATCCACGAAATTTACTTCCCGTATGTGCTGATGAATCCGCGTCTGATTCTAGCGGCCATTGGTGGCGGGATGGCTGGTGTGTTTACCTTCACGCTGCTTGGCGCAGGATTGGTGGCGCCACCTTCTCCAGGTAGTATTTTCGCTTTGATTGCAATGGCTCCGCGTGGTGGATTGCTACCGGTACTGGCTGGTGTGTTGGCAGCGACTGTCGTGTCCTTCCTCATCGCGTCTGCTCTCTTGAAAATGAGCGCGAAGACAGACGAAGATGAACTGGAAAAAGCGACAGAAAAAATGCAAGAGATGAAAGGCAAAAAAGCACAGGCACAAGAAGCGGTAGAAGCTCCAGTGAAGCATGAGGTAGCTGCTGCTGACGTGAAAAAAGTTGTCTTCTCTTGCGATGCGGGAATGGGCTCTAGTGCGATGGGTGCGGCGTCCTTGCGCAAAAAGTTCAAGGATGCGGGCCTGACCGAGATTACGGTCATCAATACGGCGATCAACGACATTCCAAGTGACGCTGATATCGTCATTACGCACAAGTCTTTAACAGAAAGAGCGCAGGTCAAAGCGCCTTCTGCGGAGCATATCTCCATTGAAAATTTCTTGAATAGTCCCGAGTATGACAAGTTGGTCAAACGCCTGGGGTAA
- a CDS encoding BglG family transcription antiterminator, whose protein sequence is MHVSSRQRSIIEILLKEQKGVTVGSIAEQIGVSGRTVHRELDALASLFDEFELELVRKTGSGLEVVGTDEQKLALRMSVLHHMTKEYTAQERKAIILCALLEASEPVKLISLAIDLKVTTATISHDLDDLETMLARYDLSLLRKRGYGVELQGTESSKRRAISRLIAEHLDDHELIGIIKENIQNKALRDIDSISERLLGLIDREKLIKVENALSHLDEELPYPLADSAYLGLVTHLALAMERIEKGEGIHFDENTLSELNGTPEYEIASNIMERLKQIFQMDIPADEIGYITMHLRGAKLRHSPDDQVWTENTELMVITKRFIQACEERLDIPLGNDASLFHGLLTHLEPALYRLQRKMEIRNPILEQIKQNYPELFTVTSEAVQTILPELQVPDEEIGYLVMHLGAALERTRHEQQWYRALVVCSSGIGSSKILATRIKKEIPEIVSLKNLSMFDLEEVPATEYDLVISTLPLPLDPAEYVVVSPLLPPDDIQKIKYQLHTTNQKRSHQEKSQLVPVGQQSIEQLRAMQYYTAYANELYDGLWGMRWDNRDQDIAQLLSQISKRLKERGTIEEVEPVVKQLIEREKLGGLGIPGTSLALFHGRNEAVNQASFTFHQLREPVLLRSMDEEVISIDMLLLLLGPKEVPKEGLEVLSEISSLLIEEEMQVVLKTGETQQIADYIAGKMYAFCLKKIGLERSK, encoded by the coding sequence ATGCATGTATCCTCTCGACAGCGATCCATTATCGAGATTTTATTGAAGGAACAAAAAGGAGTTACCGTTGGTTCGATCGCCGAGCAGATTGGAGTAAGCGGTCGTACCGTTCACAGGGAATTGGATGCGCTGGCTTCCTTGTTTGACGAATTTGAACTGGAGCTGGTCAGAAAAACAGGTTCAGGGCTTGAAGTGGTGGGGACTGACGAGCAAAAGCTTGCACTCAGAATGTCTGTCCTGCATCACATGACGAAGGAATACACCGCGCAGGAACGAAAGGCAATCATCCTGTGCGCGCTTCTGGAGGCATCGGAGCCAGTCAAGCTGATTTCGCTGGCGATCGATTTGAAAGTGACGACAGCGACCATCAGCCATGATCTGGATGATTTGGAGACCATGCTTGCTCGTTACGATCTGTCACTCTTGCGAAAAAGAGGGTACGGCGTAGAGCTGCAAGGTACAGAGTCATCCAAGCGACGGGCTATCAGCAGACTGATTGCCGAGCATCTGGACGATCACGAGCTGATTGGGATTATCAAAGAAAATATTCAAAACAAGGCATTGCGAGACATCGACTCGATATCAGAACGGCTGCTTGGCTTGATTGACCGGGAAAAGCTGATTAAGGTCGAGAATGCATTGAGCCATCTGGACGAGGAGCTTCCCTATCCTTTGGCAGACAGCGCTTATCTCGGATTGGTCACGCATTTGGCATTGGCCATGGAACGGATTGAAAAAGGCGAGGGCATTCATTTTGACGAGAATACCCTAAGTGAATTGAATGGAACTCCCGAATACGAAATAGCCAGCAACATCATGGAACGACTGAAGCAGATTTTCCAAATGGATATCCCAGCAGATGAGATCGGCTATATTACGATGCATTTGAGGGGAGCCAAGCTGCGGCATTCTCCGGATGACCAGGTATGGACCGAAAATACGGAGCTCATGGTCATTACGAAACGCTTCATTCAAGCCTGCGAAGAACGCTTGGACATCCCGCTTGGCAATGACGCCTCGCTGTTCCATGGTCTACTGACGCATTTGGAGCCAGCGTTGTACCGATTACAGCGGAAGATGGAGATTCGCAATCCGATTCTCGAGCAGATCAAGCAAAACTATCCTGAGCTATTTACCGTAACAAGTGAAGCAGTCCAAACGATTTTGCCAGAGCTACAAGTTCCAGATGAAGAGATCGGGTACCTGGTGATGCATCTTGGTGCGGCATTGGAGAGAACGCGCCATGAGCAGCAGTGGTACCGGGCATTAGTGGTATGCTCCAGCGGAATCGGCTCCTCCAAGATTTTGGCAACGCGGATCAAAAAAGAAATACCGGAAATCGTCAGCTTGAAAAATCTGTCCATGTTCGATTTGGAAGAGGTTCCAGCAACGGAATATGACTTGGTCATTTCCACCCTTCCATTGCCGCTCGATCCAGCAGAATATGTCGTGGTCAGCCCGCTGCTTCCGCCAGACGACATCCAAAAAATTAAATATCAATTGCACACGACGAACCAGAAACGATCCCATCAGGAGAAAAGTCAGCTGGTTCCCGTAGGACAGCAGTCCATCGAACAACTAAGGGCTATGCAATACTACACTGCGTATGCCAATGAGCTTTACGACGGGCTGTGGGGAATGAGATGGGATAACCGTGATCAGGACATCGCCCAGCTTTTGAGCCAAATCAGCAAGAGGCTGAAAGAGCGTGGAACGATCGAGGAGGTCGAACCGGTAGTCAAGCAGTTGATCGAGCGGGAAAAGCTCGGCGGTTTGGGGATTCCGGGAACATCCTTGGCTCTTTTTCACGGAAGAAATGAAGCAGTGAACCAGGCGTCTTTTACGTTTCACCAATTGCGAGAGCCCGTCCTTCTTCGCTCGATGGATGAAGAAGTGATATCCATTGACATGCTTCTGCTACTTTTAGGGCCGAAAGAAGTGCCGAAGGAAGGGCTGGAAGTACTCAGTGAGATCAGCTCCCTTTTGATTGAAGAAGAAATGCAAGTGGTTTTGAAAACCGGAGAAACACAGCAAATTGCTGATTATATAGCAGGCAAAATGTATGCGTTTTGCCTCAAAAAGATAGGATTGGAGAGATCGAAATGA